The genomic segment GACGTCCTCGCGACCGCCAAGGCGCAACGCTGGGACCCCGCAGAGGTCCTGCGGGTGCTGCTGACAGAGGAAGCCGCCGGCCGCGACGTCGCCACCCGCAACCAGCGACGCAAAGCGGCCGGGTTTCCCTCCGGCAAGACCCTCGACGCGTGGGACCCCGACGCGTCGTCGATCCCGCCGCCCACCCAGACCGCCCTGGCCACCCTCGAATGGGTCGCCCGAGCGGAGAACCTCGCGGTGTGCGGGCCCAGCGGCACCGGCAAGTCGCACTTCGTCGAGGCGCTCGGGCACGCCTGCATCGACGCCGGCCTGCGCGTCGCCTGGTTCACCCTCGAGAGCCTGACCGTCACCCTCGGGCGGGCCAAAGCCGACGCGTCGATCGCCAAGACCGTCGCCCGCATCACCCGCGCCGACCTCATCGTGGTTGACGACGTCGGCATGCTCCCCGCAGGCCAAGACTCAGCCGAGGCGTTCTACCGCGTCATCGACGCCGCCTACGAACGCCGCAGCGTCGCCGTCACCAGCAACCTGCATCCCAGCGGGTTCGACACGATCATGCCCAAGACCCTGGCCACCGCCACCGTCGACCGCCTGCTCCACCACGCCCACGTCGTCCTCACCAAAGGCAGCTCCCACCGGCTGGCAGAAGCCACCGCCGGCAAGGGGGTGATGCCCCTCGCCTGACACCGCAGGTCAGCTGTCCGCCAGCCCGGCGATCTGCTGGCCACCCACCCGGAGATCACATGGCCACCAACCCGGAAGACAACTGTCCGCCCACCCGGAAGTCAACATGTCCCTTGACACCGTTCCACGCCCCTTGCGCCGGAGGATTCGTCAACGTCGGCTCCTGGACCAACGACGTCTTCCGTGGCCTTCACCGCCGCCGAGGCGGCGAGGCATCCCCACGTGTCCGCCTTGCGGCGGGCCGAGATTACGACGCTTGCTCGGGCTTCGCTCACGTTGCGGACCGGTCGTTGCTCTACCCCGCTTCGACGATTGCGACCTCACGGCCGACGAGACCTGCTTACTGCCTGGGTGGTGTCCGGCATGAAGGTTGCGTGAGCTCGGTTCAGGCTCTGTGCGGAACATGGGAACCTGTCGCCCTGAAACCGACACCGGAAGCCGAATGCGGCGTGTGCTGCCATAGCCAACCCGGGCGTCGAGAGGGAGCGTCCCAAGCGGTGAGCACCGTGAGGGGCTGAGTACCGGTAGCAGGCACGGGGACGGACCGTCTCGTAGTAGCGACGAAGCCCGGTAACGCGGGTGGAGCCAGGGGACGGGTTATCCGTTCAAGGACGCTCGGTCAACCAGCCCACAAAGGGGATGGGAGGAGCCGCGGCAGCGGGCTTCTTTGATCCCAGCGTTGAGCAAGCGGACACGATCCAAGCTCCTATGTCTTCCCGAAGGCGGGGAGGTACTCGATGTCGGCTGCGGCTTCGGCCGCATCGCCGGGTCACTGCAGGACCGCGGCTACGTTCCGCGCCTGGGACGCCACCCGGCTGTGGGTCGAGCTCGTCCTGCTCGCCGCGGTCCTGCTGGCCGCCCTGCAACAGCTCATCGATGACGACGGGCTGCGCGTCGCCGGGCCCCGTCGCCTGCGCTACACCCTGCTCAAGGTCGCCGCCAGGGTCGTCGTCCACGCCCGTCGGACCTGGCTGCATCTGGACGCCGCCTGGCCCTGGACACCACAACTGCTCGCCGCGCGCCGCCGATTGCCTGAGCTCACCCCCACGCTCGCGTAACCGACCCAGGCCCGACACGGCGACACCAACGGTGTCCTACTCCACCGTGCCTACGCACGATTCACACGCCCCCGCGCGTCACCGCGCCCACCGGCTGCGAGCTCGCGCCACCGGCCGACAGCAACGGCCGGTCGCCCGCCGAAACAAGCAAGCAACCGGGGCCCTTACCGAAAGATCGGGGCTGGCTGGCGCCGTCGAACCGGCGGCGGAAGCAAACGACGCCGAGCGCGGGTGGCAGCAGCAGCTCGAGGTGATCTCGAACGCCGCCCGCAGTTGCGCGCCATCGCGGACGAGCAGCGATCCGCACTCGAACGGCTGGTACAGCCACGTGTGGCGGCATGTTCGCCGCCGACCCCCCGCTGGTCAGCGCGCCCGCCGCCGCGGCGGGGTAGCCCATCCACTCCCCGAACCAGTCGAGCACGACGAGCTCCACACCTGGCCCGGCCCCGCTGACTCCATCCACGACCCGCATGGATGTTCGCCGCGTTGGCGCGAAGTCGCCGAGCACCCCCGGCCACATGCCGCAGCGGGGATGAAGGCGAAGTAGCCGGGGTGATCGCAGGCGCGACGATAACGGCAGTACGTCGGGGCCAGCTCGTCGAACACTGCGGAGAAGTCCGCGCCGTCCTCGGGCGGCGGTCGGCGCAGGCGCTCCCATCTTCTCGCGGGTCGCCCGGTCGATGAGCCGTGACGGTCTCGTAGTCGATCCGGCGCATGGTCTCCGCGTCGAGTCCGAGCGGGTCAAGGTCCATCCGTACCTGCGTTTCCGTGCAGGGTTCAGCCGGCGTCGCCGGCAAGCCGGCGGTCGACGAGTGCGTGGGCGGCCCCAGCGGTGCTCGGGTGACCAGTGACCGCTACGAGGAAGTCCGTGCGGTCCAGTGCGAGCAGCCGGGTGTCCTAGGCTGCGGTGACGGTGGCCGTGCGGGGCACGTCACGCAGCAGCGCGATCTCCCCGAAGCCCTCCCCCGGGCCAAGCACGCTGGACAGCCCCGGGGGGTGACCTTCACGTGGCGCACCTCGACGATGTAGAAGCGGTCGCCAGCGGTTCCCGCGGCGATGACGACGCCGGGCGGCGGGGACTTCCACCCGCATGCAGGCCGCCGCCAGGCTTTCCAGGACCGGCAGCGGGAGCGGCGCGAGCAGACAGACCCGCTGCAGCAGGTCGAGCTCGTGGCTGGGCACGTCGCCCGCGCGGTCCAGGCGCGCGAGCCCTCTGGCGCTGGCCACGGCCAGGATGGTCAGGAACGCCCCGAGGACGACCAGCGCGCCGCGGACGCCGGCGACCCCGACGAGCAGGGACGCGGCCAGTGCGCCCAGGCCGAGCAGCGCCCACCACAGTCCCACGAAGGCACCGAGCGCCCGGCAGAGCACCTCGCCGGGCACGACCCGCTGCAGCAGCGTGAGAGCAATCACGTCCACCAGCGCGTTGCACACGTCGATGCCCGCGAGCAGCGCGAGGGCGGCGACCGGCAGTGGCACCACCCCGATGAGCGCCAGGCACACACCCCAGGTGGCGACGGCCACCCCGAGGGCTGTCACCAGCCGGTGGCGTCCAACGAACGCAAGCGCCCCGACAGAGCCACCAGGCCGCCGGCACCGACCGCGGCCTGCAACGAACCGACGCCGGGCTCGCCCATCGCGAGCAAGTCGATCGCTGTGACCACGACCGGCACCGGGACCGCGCCCAAGCACAGGGTGTACGCGAGGCACAGGCCTGCCACCAAGCGCGGTGCGGGGGCGCCGAGCCGGGCCGCGAACCCTGCCAGGACGTCGCGCGGCCGGGTGACCGAGCGCACCGGTTGAATGGGGTCCACACCGTGCACGACGGTGGCAGCGGCGACGAGCAGCACGGCCAGGGCGACGAAGACGGCGGGGACCGCGGCGGCTGCGAGCAGCACGGCGGCCGACGCCGGCCCGAGCAGCGTGCCGAGGTTCTCCACCGTCGTGGTCGTCGCGTTGGCGGCGTCAGCTCCTCGGGTGTGGCCGCCAAGCTCGGGCTGCAGGGCGGAGTGGAACGGCCAGTGCAGTCTGAAGGCAAGCGCGTCGGCGGCCGCGATCGCGTACACGATCGCCGGGGGCGCGCCCGCGACGACGAGGCCGGCGATGCCCGCGAGTGCGGCGGCGCGGACGGCGAGCACACCAGTGAGCACCCGCGAGCGAGGCCAGCGGTCGGCGAGCGCGACCCGCCACCGGGCCGAGCACGGCCGCCGGCAGGGTCCGCACGACACCGACGACCCCCACGGCGACGACGCCGCCGGCCCCGAACGCGTACACGCCGAGGGCGACCAGCTGGGCGCCCTCGGCGGTGATCCCCCCGCCCCAAGCCGGCTGGATGCGTCGCTGGTTGGGTTTGGCCAGCGCGGTCCGCACCGCTCCAAGGGACGCCGCCGCGCGTGACGCCCTGCTGCCGCCCGCCATGCATCCTGTCCTGCGCCAGCCCCGTCCGTGGCGAAAACGGTGCGCGCTCGACCGCGCCGCTGTCAACACCTAGCCCGGGGCGGTGAGTGACGATGCGCCCTTCGCGCCCGGCACCGGCGAACTTCGGAGCGCGCGGGTCGTTCTGCGGCATCCCGCATCGCCGCTACGACGAGGCAGTGCCCGGCAGTGTCAGAGCTTGCCCCCAGGTACGGTTGGTTGTGGGGTGATCCTGTCGGGAGAAGAAGACGACCGATGAGAGCCTTGGGATGTCCCCTGCTGGTGGGCCGGGCCGAGGAGTTCGCTGTCCTGCTGGAAGCGGTCGAGGCGGCCGCCGCAGGCTCCGGTGAGGTGATGTTCCTCGTCGGCGAGGCCGGTGTCGGCAAGTCGCGGCTGGCTGCCGCGGCGGCAGAGGCGGGACAGTCACGGGGCATGACCGTGCTGCGGGGTCGAGCCGTGGCCACTGGCGCCACCGTGCCTTACCGCCCGTGGGCCGAGGCGTTCTTGTCCGCCTTGCGTGACACGGCCTTTCCCGACCGTGCCGAGCTCGAGCCCTTCCGCGGGGCCCTGGGCCGCCTCGTGCCCGCGTGGCGGGCCGCCGATCTCCCTGAGCTCGGCGAGTCGGCTGTCGCGCTGGGGGAAGGCGCTCTGCGGCTGCTGCGCACCGTCGGCAACGGGCGGGGCACGATCGTCATGCTCGAGGACCTGCACTGGGCCGATCCTGACTCGGTGGCCCTGGTCGAGTACCTCGCCGACAAGCTCGCCGGTGAGCCGACGCTGGTCATCGGGACCCTCCGACCGGAGGATACCGGGCCGGCGCTGCGGGTGGCCCAGCAGCTGCACGGCCGCCGGGAGGCCCAGCTAGTGACCCTGCGCCGACTCGGCGAGGAGGAGGTGCGGGCCATGGCGCGGGCCTGCCTTGGAGTCACCGATCCGCCGGCAGGCGTGGACGAACTGCTGATCGGCTACGCCGACGGCCTGCCGTTCTTCGTCGAGGAGCTGCTCGCCTCCCTGGTCAGCAGCGGCACCCTGGTCCGCGCCCAGGGCGGCTGGCAGCTCCGCGGCGTGGCCCGCCCCAGCGTCCCGTTGACCTTTGGCGACACCGTCCGCCAGCGGCTGCGCGACCTCGGGCACGGCGGGATGCGGCTGCTGGCCGCCGCGGCGCTGCTCGGCCGGCACTTCGACTGGACGTTGCTGGTCAGCGCCTTGGAGGCGGACGAAGCCACGGTGCTGGACACGCTTCGCCGGGCGATCGACGCCCACCTGGTCGAGGAGGGCCCGGGGACTGGCCGGTTTCGCTTCCGCCATGCTCTGTCCCGCGACGCGGCGCTTGGGACCCTGCTGTCGCCGGAACGTCAGGTCCTCGCGCAACGCCTGCTCGCGGGGGTGCGCGAGCGGCATCCGACGCTGCCGGGCGACTGGTGCCAGGTCGGCGCGGGGCTTGCGGTCCAGGCCGGAGACCCCGAGCAGGCGGCGGCGCTGCTGGTGGAGGCCGGCCGGCGGGCCCTGGCCGCCGGCGCGCTGGCGACGGCCACGGACGCGGCCGAGCAGGCCGGGGCCCTGGCCGACCAGCGCGGAGCCACCGCCCTATCGGCCACCGAGCTGCTGGTCACCGCCCTGGCGTCGGCCGGGGAAACCGACCGGGCCGCGGCCGTCGGCGCTCAGCTGCTGGACCGGTTGGAAGCAGCCGGCGCCGAGCCGGCGCGCCGCACGGCGACCCACCTGGAGCTGGCGAGGTCCGCCGCCGCCGCCACCGACTGGGCGCAGGCCCGCCGCCACGTCGACGCGGCCCGCCGCCTCGCGCCTACCACCGAGCCGACCCTGGTCGCCCAGGTGGAGGTGGTGAACGCGCAGGTGGCGTTGGGTGAGCACCGCCCGCACGAGGCAGCCCGGGCCGCCGATGCCGCCCTCCACGCCGCCCGGCGTAGCCAGCGCCCCATGGTGGTCTGCGAAGCCCTGGAGGTCCTCGGTCGGGTGGCGCGCCTGACCGACTGGACCCGGGCCGAGGTGTACTTCACCGAGGCGCTGCGGACCGCTGAGGCCGCAGCGTTGCCGCTGTGGAGGATTCGGGCACTCGGCGAGCTCGGCATCCAGGACGTCTTCACCGCCGGCTCGACCGCCCGTCTGGACCTGACCCGCCGCCTGGCCGAGGAAGCCGGCGCGCTGGTACAGGCAGCCCACGCCGACCTGCACCTGGCCGTGCTGCACCATCTGCACCACGACATCGAGGAGGGGCTGGTCGCGGCCGAGCGCGCGGAGCACGCCGCCCGCCGCTACCGCCTCGGACTGCTGTTGCCGGCGGTCCTGTCCAACCGCGCCCTGCTCGAGCTCGGCCGCGGTCGAGAGGACGAGGCGGCATCGCTCACCGAGGAGGCCCTGGCTCTCGCCGGCGGCGACCCGCAGGTGGAGGCGAACATCCGCGGGATGCCCCGCACGCTCCTGGGGCTGGTACGCGGCGACCGGGCCGCAGGACGCGGCGAGCTCGAGCAGGCGGTCTCGGTCATGCCCCCGGCGTCGGACGCGGCCAGCGGCCCGTTTCCGGATCTGCTCCTGCTGCTGCGCCTCCTCGACGATGACCTCACGTCCGAGCAGGACGACGCCCTGGCCCCTGTCGACCGGATCCGCCACCGGCTGGGCGAGGGGTTCTATCAGGGGGCTCGAGCGGTGCAGACGGGTCGCGGCGGGGACGCAGACCAGGCAACCGCGCGGTTCGGAGACGCCGAGGACGCGTTCGCGCCGATGCCAGGATTCCTGCGGCTTCTGCGGTGGCTGGTTGCCGAGCCGGCGTGGCACGACGGCTGGGGCGCCCCGGTCGCCTGGCTGCGGGACGCCGTGGTCTTCTTCGAGGGTACGGGCTGGACGCGCCTGGCCGCCTCCAGCCGTGGGTTGCTGCGCCGATTCGGAGTCGCTGCGCCACCGCGCCGGTCCGCCGCCTCCGTGCCTCCCGCCCTGGCCGCCCTGGGGATCACGGTGCGCGAGGCCGAGGTCCTCGCCTTGGTCGAGGAGGGCCTGCCCAACCGTGCCATCGCCGAGCACCTGGTGCTGTCGGTCCGCACGGTCGAGAAGCACGTCGAGCGGCTGCTGGCCAAGACCGGCGCGTCCACCCGTGCGGAGCTTGCCGCACGGTCAGTGCGCCTATCCCACCAGGCACCGTAGCCGTCACGCGCCACCAACGTACGTGGTGGCCGGACGCAAAGATACGTAGCCTCACCGCTGTGGCGGGGTACTGCGGCGGCCACCATGCCTGCATGGACACCACCGCACACCCCAGCTTCCCTCCGTCCAGCGTCCCGGTCGACCCGTACCGGGTGGCACCCGACACGTGGATCATCCCGGAGCTGTTCCCCGCAGCCCCCGGCACGTTCGTCCCCGTCAACTCTCTGGTGATCGCCGGCAGCGAGCCCGTGATCGTCGACACGGGCACGCACCTCAACCAGCGCCGGTGGCTCGACCAGGTCTTCTGTCTCGTGGACCCGGACGCCGTGCGCTGGGTCTACCTGTCCCACGACGACCACGACCACGTGGGCAGCCTTCCGGCCGTGTTGGACGCCTGTCCCAATGCGACGCTCGTCACCACCTGGTTCAGCGTCGAGCGGCTCCGGGGCGACTACGCCCTTCCTATACAGCGCATGCGATGGGTCAACGACGGCGACAGCTTCGATGCTGGCGACCGGAGCCTGGTAGCCGTCACCCCGCCGATCTTCGACTCGCCGACCAGCCGCGGCCTGTTCGACGCCCGCACCGGCGTCTACTGGGCAGTTGACGCGTTCGCCTGCCTGATCACCGACCCCGCCATGAACGACGTAGCGGACCTGGACACGGAGTTCTGGCGGCACGGGCTGCTGGACAACAACCGACTGATCTCGCCCTGGCACACACTGCTCGACCCGCGCAAGTTCGACCGGCACGTCGACAAGATCGCGACCCTGCCGATCCGCACCCTGACCTCGGCCCACAGCGCCGCGATCCACGGTGACCAGGTGGCCGACGCCCTGCGCCTCATCCGCCAGATTGCCCGCATGGACGCCGCCGCCCTTCCCGGCCAAGGCGACCTCGAGGCGCTCCTGGCGCTGCTCGCCGGCGACCAGACGCCGGCACCCAGCGCCCCGTAACCGTTCCACCAACCCCAGCAAGAAAGAAGGAGCACACCATGTCAACCGAACGCAACAAGCAGACCGTCGTCGCCTACCTCGAGCTGGCGCTGAACGACAAGCAGCCCGCCCAGGCTGCCGAGGCCTACCTCGGCTCCCACTACATCCAGCACAACCCACAGGTGGCCGACGGCGCCGACGCGTTCGTCGAGTTCGTCACCGGCTTCACTCAGCAGTTCCCGGACTTGCACCTCGACATCAAGCGCGTCATCGCCGAAGGCGACCTGGTGGCGACCCACGGGCTGCTAACGGTCGCGCCGGCAGACCGGGGCACGGCGGTCACCGACATCTTCCGCCTCGAGGACGGCAAGATCGTCGAGCACTGGGACGTGATGCAGCCCGTCCCCGAGGAAGCGGCCAACCCCAACGCGATGACCTGAGCCGTCATGTTCAGCCGGAGCCGGCTGGTCGTCACGCTTGGTTGCTCCGGGCGCGTCACTACCGGCGCCGGCCACCGTGAGGAAGAGGGCCTGTTGGCCCAGGCTTGCACCGTAAGCGGCTCCAACTCAGCGGGTGGGGGATGGTCGAGCTCGCCGGTGCAGCCGGCGGTCGTTGAACCAGGTGACGTAGTCGAGGGTGGCCAGTTCAAGCCGCTGGCGACAGGGCAGGGGCGATGCGTCCCGCGGTCGGTCGCAGGATCAAGTCCGCGTCATCCGCTCCCGGCCTCACTACAGGTCTGGCATTCTGTGACGGTGCAAGGACTGGCGCTTGGCAGCCTCATCACTCTGCTCATGTCGGCCTGCGCCGGAGGGTCGGTGGAACGGACTGCTTGGCGGCTGTCCGAGCCGCCCAACGGCCGCTCGCTTGAACTAGGCGTCTTCTCCGGCCACAGCAGTTGCCTGGACTACGACCGCGTCGAGGCGGAGGAGACAGACGACTCTGTCCTCATACGTGCATACGTCCGTTACAACGGCGGCGACTGCACCGATGACTTCGTGACCGAGCGCGTGAAGGTAGCGCTGGACCAGCCCCTCGGCGACCGCAGACTTGACGGCTGCACCGGCCCCGCCGTGGAGTGGGACGCCTTCGACGGCGGC from the Egibacteraceae bacterium genome contains:
- a CDS encoding AAA family ATPase, coding for MRALGCPLLVGRAEEFAVLLEAVEAAAAGSGEVMFLVGEAGVGKSRLAAAAAEAGQSRGMTVLRGRAVATGATVPYRPWAEAFLSALRDTAFPDRAELEPFRGALGRLVPAWRAADLPELGESAVALGEGALRLLRTVGNGRGTIVMLEDLHWADPDSVALVEYLADKLAGEPTLVIGTLRPEDTGPALRVAQQLHGRREAQLVTLRRLGEEEVRAMARACLGVTDPPAGVDELLIGYADGLPFFVEELLASLVSSGTLVRAQGGWQLRGVARPSVPLTFGDTVRQRLRDLGHGGMRLLAAAALLGRHFDWTLLVSALEADEATVLDTLRRAIDAHLVEEGPGTGRFRFRHALSRDAALGTLLSPERQVLAQRLLAGVRERHPTLPGDWCQVGAGLAVQAGDPEQAAALLVEAGRRALAAGALATATDAAEQAGALADQRGATALSATELLVTALASAGETDRAAAVGAQLLDRLEAAGAEPARRTATHLELARSAAAATDWAQARRHVDAARRLAPTTEPTLVAQVEVVNAQVALGEHRPHEAARAADAALHAARRSQRPMVVCEALEVLGRVARLTDWTRAEVYFTEALRTAEAAALPLWRIRALGELGIQDVFTAGSTARLDLTRRLAEEAGALVQAAHADLHLAVLHHLHHDIEEGLVAAERAEHAARRYRLGLLLPAVLSNRALLELGRGREDEAASLTEEALALAGGDPQVEANIRGMPRTLLGLVRGDRAAGRGELEQAVSVMPPASDAASGPFPDLLLLLRLLDDDLTSEQDDALAPVDRIRHRLGEGFYQGARAVQTGRGGDADQATARFGDAEDAFAPMPGFLRLLRWLVAEPAWHDGWGAPVAWLRDAVVFFEGTGWTRLAASSRGLLRRFGVAAPPRRSAASVPPALAALGITVREAEVLALVEEGLPNRAIAEHLVLSVRTVEKHVERLLAKTGASTRAELAARSVRLSHQAP
- the istB gene encoding IS21-like element helper ATPase IstB yields the protein DVLATAKAQRWDPAEVLRVLLTEEAAGRDVATRNQRRKAAGFPSGKTLDAWDPDASSIPPPTQTALATLEWVARAENLAVCGPSGTGKSHFVEALGHACIDAGLRVAWFTLESLTVTLGRAKADASIAKTVARITRADLIVVDDVGMLPAGQDSAEAFYRVIDAAYERRSVAVTSNLHPSGFDTIMPKTLATATVDRLLHHAHVVLTKGSSHRLAEATAGKGVMPLA
- a CDS encoding ester cyclase — protein: MSTERNKQTVVAYLELALNDKQPAQAAEAYLGSHYIQHNPQVADGADAFVEFVTGFTQQFPDLHLDIKRVIAEGDLVATHGLLTVAPADRGTAVTDIFRLEDGKIVEHWDVMQPVPEEAANPNAMT
- a CDS encoding MBL fold metallo-hydrolase; the protein is MDTTAHPSFPPSSVPVDPYRVAPDTWIIPELFPAAPGTFVPVNSLVIAGSEPVIVDTGTHLNQRRWLDQVFCLVDPDAVRWVYLSHDDHDHVGSLPAVLDACPNATLVTTWFSVERLRGDYALPIQRMRWVNDGDSFDAGDRSLVAVTPPIFDSPTSRGLFDARTGVYWAVDAFACLITDPAMNDVADLDTEFWRHGLLDNNRLISPWHTLLDPRKFDRHVDKIATLPIRTLTSAHSAAIHGDQVADALRLIRQIARMDAAALPGQGDLEALLALLAGDQTPAPSAP
- a CDS encoding transposase codes for the protein MSAAASAASPGHCRTAATFRAWDATRLWVELVLLAAVLLAALQQLIDDDGLRVAGPRRLRYTLLKVAARVVVHARRTWLHLDAAWPWTPQLLAARRRLPELTPTLA